A part of Cytophagia bacterium CHB2 genomic DNA contains:
- a CDS encoding regulatory protein RecX codes for MDSAGAGQAELFESGNQTDRDYKSALTKAYRLLSYRSRSEKELHDALQKSGFEEETVAAVLAECKRQRYLDDASFARAFIQSRIRNRPMGRERLALELKQKGIEAETLQGALDEVFTTDAGVALADQLAEKQRKKLATQPARKAQQKLADFLRRRGFDWETIQATQLWKELGRGSSDE; via the coding sequence ATGGATTCTGCTGGAGCCGGTCAGGCCGAATTGTTTGAATCCGGTAATCAAACCGACCGGGATTACAAGTCGGCTTTGACCAAAGCCTATCGGTTGCTGTCTTATCGCAGCCGCAGCGAAAAAGAATTGCACGATGCGCTGCAAAAATCCGGCTTTGAAGAAGAAACCGTGGCCGCCGTGCTGGCGGAATGCAAACGGCAACGTTACCTCGATGACGCCAGCTTTGCACGGGCGTTTATTCAAAGTCGCATACGTAACCGCCCGATGGGACGCGAGCGCCTCGCGCTGGAATTGAAACAAAAGGGCATCGAGGCGGAAACCCTGCAAGGGGCGCTAGACGAAGTCTTCACCACAGACGCCGGTGTTGCCCTGGCTGATCAGCTTGCCGAGAAACAACGCAAAAAGCTTGCAACTCAACCGGCGCGCAAAGCGCAGCAAAAACTCGCCGATTTTCTGCGGCGCCGGGGATTCGATTGGGAGACGATCCAGGCAACGCAGTTGTGGAAAGAGTTGGGCAGAGGGAGCAGCGACGAATGA
- the recA gene encoding recombinase RecA: MDKNEKLKALDNAIQQIDRQFGKGSVMKLGDERAKVQIDIIPTGSISLDAALGIGGVPRGRIVEIFGPESSGKTTLALHIIAEAQKLGGVAAFIDAEHALDASYAKKLGVDVDNLIVSQPDTGEQALEITETLVRSGALDVVVIDSVAALVPKAEIEGEMGDAQMGLQARLMSQAMRKLAGAISRTNVCVVFINQIREKIGVLFGSPETTTGGRALKFYSSVRLDVRRIASIKDGDSVTGNRTKVKVVKNKVAPPFKEAEFDLMYGTGISSEGDLADLAINLKLIEKSGTWFTVGEERMQGRENLKKYLVENPEVMKNLEIKVRKAVGLVKDETPAAANDAAKSSKPAAATPAPATAKK, from the coding sequence GTGGACAAAAATGAAAAGTTAAAGGCGCTGGACAACGCCATTCAGCAGATCGACCGGCAATTTGGCAAAGGCTCGGTGATGAAGCTGGGTGACGAGCGCGCAAAAGTTCAGATAGATATCATTCCCACCGGCTCGATTTCGCTCGATGCCGCGCTGGGCATCGGCGGCGTGCCGCGCGGCCGCATCGTCGAAATTTTCGGGCCGGAATCAAGCGGCAAAACCACGCTGGCGTTGCATATTATCGCCGAAGCGCAAAAGCTCGGCGGCGTGGCCGCTTTCATCGACGCAGAACATGCGCTTGATGCTTCTTATGCGAAGAAACTCGGCGTTGATGTCGACAACTTAATCGTCTCACAGCCAGATACCGGTGAGCAGGCGCTCGAGATCACTGAGACTCTCGTGCGCAGCGGCGCGCTGGATGTCGTCGTGATCGACTCGGTTGCCGCCCTCGTTCCCAAAGCCGAAATCGAAGGCGAGATGGGCGACGCGCAAATGGGTTTGCAGGCGCGCCTCATGAGCCAGGCCATGCGCAAGCTCGCGGGCGCCATCAGCCGCACCAATGTTTGCGTCGTCTTCATCAATCAAATTCGCGAAAAAATCGGCGTACTCTTCGGCAGCCCGGAGACCACCACCGGCGGACGCGCGCTCAAATTCTATTCCTCCGTGAGATTGGATGTACGCCGTATCGCCTCGATTAAAGATGGCGACAGCGTCACCGGCAACCGCACCAAAGTCAAAGTCGTGAAGAACAAAGTCGCGCCGCCATTCAAAGAAGCAGAATTCGATTTGATGTACGGCACCGGCATTTCCTCCGAAGGCGATCTCGCAGATTTGGCGATCAACCTGAAATTGATTGAAAAAAGCGGCACCTGGTTTACCGTCGGTGAAGAACGCATGCAAGGCCGCGAAAATCTCAAGAAGTATTTGGTTGAAAATCCGGAGGTGATGAAGAATCTTGAGATAAAAGTGCGCAAGGCGGTGGGATTGGTGAAGGATGAGACGCCCGCTGCGGCAAACGATGCGGCTAAATCCTCAAAGCCAGCAGCGGCAACACCAGCGCCTGCAACGGCCAAGAAATAA